One Tenrec ecaudatus isolate mTenEca1 chromosome 12, mTenEca1.hap1, whole genome shotgun sequence DNA segment encodes these proteins:
- the POR gene encoding NADPH--cytochrome P450 reductase isoform X1, which translates to MGDSSADASTTVSEAVTEDVSLFSVTDMILFTLIVGLLTYWFLFRKKKDEIPEFTKIQTMTSSVKDSSFVEKMKKTGRNIVVFYGSQTGTAEEFANRLSKDAHRYGMRGMAADPEEYDLADLSSLADIENSLAVFCMATYGEGDPTDNAQDFYDWLQETDTDLSGVKFAVFGLGNKTYEHFNAMGKYVDKRLEQLGAQRIFELGMGDDDGNLEEDFITWREQFWPAVCEHFGVEATGEESSIRQYELVVHSDIDMAKVYTGEMGRLKSYENQKPPFDAKNPFLAGVTTNRKLNQGMERHLMHLELDISDSKIRYESGDHVAVYPANDSSIVNQLGEILGTDLDVVMSLKNLDEESNKKHPFPCPTSYRTALTYYLDITNPPRTNVLYELAQYASEPSEQEHLRKMASSSGEGKELYLSWVVEARRNILAILQDYPSLRPPIDHLCELLPRLQARYYSIASSSKVHPNSVHICAVVVEYEAKSGRVNKGVATSWLRAKEPAVENGHRALVPMFVRKSQFRLPFKATTPVIMVGPGTGVAPFIGFIQERAWLRQQGKEVGETLLYYGCRRADEDYLYREELAQFHKEGTLTQLNVAFSREQAHKVYVQHLLKRDQEHLWKLIHEAGAHIYVCGDARNMARDVQNTFYDLVAELGGMEHTQAVDYIKKLMTKGRYSLDVWS; encoded by the exons ATGGGGGACAGCAGCGCAGACGCCAGCACCACCGTGTCTGAGGCGGTGACTGAAGACGTCTCTCTCTTCAGCGTGACAGACATGATTCTCTTTACCCTCATCGTGGGTCTCCTCACCTACTGGTTCCTGTTcagaaagaaaaaggatgaaatcccCGAGTTCACCAAGATCCAAACAAT GACTTCCTCGGTCAAAGACAGCAGCTTTGTGGAAAAGATGAAGAAGACG GGGAGGAACATTGTCGTGTTCTATGGCTCCCAGACGGGGACTGCCGAGGAATTCGCCAACCGCTTATCCAAGGATGCCCACCGCTATGGGATGCGGGGCATGGCAGCAGACCCGGAGGAGTACGACCTG GCTGACCTGAGCAGCCTGGCTGACATAGAGAACTCCCTGGCGGTGTTCTGCATGGCCACCTACGGCGAGGGGGACCCTACCGACAATGCCCAGGACTTCTACGACTGGCTGCAAGAGACCGACACGGATCTCTCTGGGGTCAAGTTCGCG GTCTTTGGCCTCGGGAACAAGACCTATGAGCACTTCAACGCCATGGGCAAGTATGTAGACAAGCGGCTGGAGCAGCTGGGAGCCCAGCGCATCTTCGAACTGGGGATGGGCGACGATGACGGGAA CTTGGAGGAGGACTTCATCACGTGGCGTGAGCAGTTCTGGCCGGCCGTGTGTGAACACTTTGGGGTGGAGGCCACAGGAGAGGAGTCCAG CATTCGCCAGTATGAGCTGGTGGTCCACTCAGACATTGACATGGCCAAGGTGTACACGGGAGAGATGGGCCGCCTGAAGAGCTACGAGAACCAAAAACC GCCCTTCGATGCCAAGAACCCTTTCCTGGCTGGAGTCACCACCAACCGGAAACTGAACCAGGGGATGGAGCGGCACCTCATGCACCTGGAACTAGACATCTCCGATTCCAAAATCAG GTACGAGTCTGGGGACCACGTTGCCGTTTACCCAGCCAATGACTCCAGCATCGTTAACCAGCTGGGTGAGATCCTGGGCACCGACCTAGACGTCGTCATGTCCCTCAAAAACCTTGATG AGGAGTCCAACAAGAAgcaccccttcccctgccccacctCCTACCGCACGGCCCTCACCTACTACCTGGACATCACCAACCCGCCCCGGACTAACGTGCTCTACGAGCTGGCGCAGTACGCCTCGGAGCCCAGCGAGCAGGAGCACCTGCGCAAGATGGCCTCCTCCTCGGGCGAGGGCAAG GAGCTGTACCTGAGCTGGGTGGTGGAGGCCCGCAGGAACATCCTGGCCATCCTGCAGGACTACCCGTCCCTGCGGCCGCCCATCGACCACCTGTGCGAGCTGTTGCCGCGGCTGCAAGCCCGCTACTACTCCATTGCCTCGTCCTCCAAG GTCCACCCCAACTCCGTGCACATCTGTGCCGTGGTCGTGGAGTACGAGGCCAAGTCCGGCCGCGTCAACAAGGGCGTGGCCACCAGCTGGCTGCGGGCCAAGGAGCCTGCCGTCGAGAACGGCCACCGGGCCCTGGTGCCCATGTTCGTGCGCAAGTCGCAGTTCCGCCTACCCTTCAAGGCCACCACGCCCGTCATCATGGTGGGGCCCGGCACTGGCGTCGCCCCTTTCATCGGCTTCATCCAGGAGCGGGCCTGGCTGCGGCAGCAGG GTAAGGAGGTCGGGGAGACCTTGCTGTACTATGGCTGCCGCCGTGCTGATGAAGACTACCTGTACCGCGAGGAGCTGGCCCAGTTCCACAAGGAGGGCACCCTCACCCAGCTCAACGTGGCCTTCTCCCGAGAGCAGGCCCACAAG GTCTATGTGCAGCACTTACTGAAGCGTGACCAGGAGCACCTGTGGAAGCTGATCCACGAGGCTGGCGCCCACATCTACGTCTGCGG GGATGCTCGGAATATGGCGAGGGACGTGCAGAACACCTTCTATGACTTGGTGGCCGAGCTGGGCGGCATGGAGCACACACAGGCTGTGGACTACATCAAGAAGCTGATGACCAAGGGCCGCTACTCCCTGGACGTGTGGAGCTAG
- the POR gene encoding NADPH--cytochrome P450 reductase isoform X2 produces MGCAYSSLLEETPLRRTSSVKDSSFVEKMKKTGRNIVVFYGSQTGTAEEFANRLSKDAHRYGMRGMAADPEEYDLADLSSLADIENSLAVFCMATYGEGDPTDNAQDFYDWLQETDTDLSGVKFAVFGLGNKTYEHFNAMGKYVDKRLEQLGAQRIFELGMGDDDGNLEEDFITWREQFWPAVCEHFGVEATGEESSIRQYELVVHSDIDMAKVYTGEMGRLKSYENQKPPFDAKNPFLAGVTTNRKLNQGMERHLMHLELDISDSKIRYESGDHVAVYPANDSSIVNQLGEILGTDLDVVMSLKNLDEESNKKHPFPCPTSYRTALTYYLDITNPPRTNVLYELAQYASEPSEQEHLRKMASSSGEGKELYLSWVVEARRNILAILQDYPSLRPPIDHLCELLPRLQARYYSIASSSKVHPNSVHICAVVVEYEAKSGRVNKGVATSWLRAKEPAVENGHRALVPMFVRKSQFRLPFKATTPVIMVGPGTGVAPFIGFIQERAWLRQQGKEVGETLLYYGCRRADEDYLYREELAQFHKEGTLTQLNVAFSREQAHKVYVQHLLKRDQEHLWKLIHEAGAHIYVCGDARNMARDVQNTFYDLVAELGGMEHTQAVDYIKKLMTKGRYSLDVWS; encoded by the exons ATGGGGTGTGCGTACTCGTCTCTCCTGGAGGAGACCCCCCTGAGAAG GACTTCCTCGGTCAAAGACAGCAGCTTTGTGGAAAAGATGAAGAAGACG GGGAGGAACATTGTCGTGTTCTATGGCTCCCAGACGGGGACTGCCGAGGAATTCGCCAACCGCTTATCCAAGGATGCCCACCGCTATGGGATGCGGGGCATGGCAGCAGACCCGGAGGAGTACGACCTG GCTGACCTGAGCAGCCTGGCTGACATAGAGAACTCCCTGGCGGTGTTCTGCATGGCCACCTACGGCGAGGGGGACCCTACCGACAATGCCCAGGACTTCTACGACTGGCTGCAAGAGACCGACACGGATCTCTCTGGGGTCAAGTTCGCG GTCTTTGGCCTCGGGAACAAGACCTATGAGCACTTCAACGCCATGGGCAAGTATGTAGACAAGCGGCTGGAGCAGCTGGGAGCCCAGCGCATCTTCGAACTGGGGATGGGCGACGATGACGGGAA CTTGGAGGAGGACTTCATCACGTGGCGTGAGCAGTTCTGGCCGGCCGTGTGTGAACACTTTGGGGTGGAGGCCACAGGAGAGGAGTCCAG CATTCGCCAGTATGAGCTGGTGGTCCACTCAGACATTGACATGGCCAAGGTGTACACGGGAGAGATGGGCCGCCTGAAGAGCTACGAGAACCAAAAACC GCCCTTCGATGCCAAGAACCCTTTCCTGGCTGGAGTCACCACCAACCGGAAACTGAACCAGGGGATGGAGCGGCACCTCATGCACCTGGAACTAGACATCTCCGATTCCAAAATCAG GTACGAGTCTGGGGACCACGTTGCCGTTTACCCAGCCAATGACTCCAGCATCGTTAACCAGCTGGGTGAGATCCTGGGCACCGACCTAGACGTCGTCATGTCCCTCAAAAACCTTGATG AGGAGTCCAACAAGAAgcaccccttcccctgccccacctCCTACCGCACGGCCCTCACCTACTACCTGGACATCACCAACCCGCCCCGGACTAACGTGCTCTACGAGCTGGCGCAGTACGCCTCGGAGCCCAGCGAGCAGGAGCACCTGCGCAAGATGGCCTCCTCCTCGGGCGAGGGCAAG GAGCTGTACCTGAGCTGGGTGGTGGAGGCCCGCAGGAACATCCTGGCCATCCTGCAGGACTACCCGTCCCTGCGGCCGCCCATCGACCACCTGTGCGAGCTGTTGCCGCGGCTGCAAGCCCGCTACTACTCCATTGCCTCGTCCTCCAAG GTCCACCCCAACTCCGTGCACATCTGTGCCGTGGTCGTGGAGTACGAGGCCAAGTCCGGCCGCGTCAACAAGGGCGTGGCCACCAGCTGGCTGCGGGCCAAGGAGCCTGCCGTCGAGAACGGCCACCGGGCCCTGGTGCCCATGTTCGTGCGCAAGTCGCAGTTCCGCCTACCCTTCAAGGCCACCACGCCCGTCATCATGGTGGGGCCCGGCACTGGCGTCGCCCCTTTCATCGGCTTCATCCAGGAGCGGGCCTGGCTGCGGCAGCAGG GTAAGGAGGTCGGGGAGACCTTGCTGTACTATGGCTGCCGCCGTGCTGATGAAGACTACCTGTACCGCGAGGAGCTGGCCCAGTTCCACAAGGAGGGCACCCTCACCCAGCTCAACGTGGCCTTCTCCCGAGAGCAGGCCCACAAG GTCTATGTGCAGCACTTACTGAAGCGTGACCAGGAGCACCTGTGGAAGCTGATCCACGAGGCTGGCGCCCACATCTACGTCTGCGG GGATGCTCGGAATATGGCGAGGGACGTGCAGAACACCTTCTATGACTTGGTGGCCGAGCTGGGCGGCATGGAGCACACACAGGCTGTGGACTACATCAAGAAGCTGATGACCAAGGGCCGCTACTCCCTGGACGTGTGGAGCTAG
- the POR gene encoding NADPH--cytochrome P450 reductase isoform X3 — protein MKKTGRNIVVFYGSQTGTAEEFANRLSKDAHRYGMRGMAADPEEYDLADLSSLADIENSLAVFCMATYGEGDPTDNAQDFYDWLQETDTDLSGVKFAVFGLGNKTYEHFNAMGKYVDKRLEQLGAQRIFELGMGDDDGNLEEDFITWREQFWPAVCEHFGVEATGEESSIRQYELVVHSDIDMAKVYTGEMGRLKSYENQKPPFDAKNPFLAGVTTNRKLNQGMERHLMHLELDISDSKIRYESGDHVAVYPANDSSIVNQLGEILGTDLDVVMSLKNLDEESNKKHPFPCPTSYRTALTYYLDITNPPRTNVLYELAQYASEPSEQEHLRKMASSSGEGKELYLSWVVEARRNILAILQDYPSLRPPIDHLCELLPRLQARYYSIASSSKVHPNSVHICAVVVEYEAKSGRVNKGVATSWLRAKEPAVENGHRALVPMFVRKSQFRLPFKATTPVIMVGPGTGVAPFIGFIQERAWLRQQGKEVGETLLYYGCRRADEDYLYREELAQFHKEGTLTQLNVAFSREQAHKVYVQHLLKRDQEHLWKLIHEAGAHIYVCGDARNMARDVQNTFYDLVAELGGMEHTQAVDYIKKLMTKGRYSLDVWS, from the exons ATGAAGAAGACG GGGAGGAACATTGTCGTGTTCTATGGCTCCCAGACGGGGACTGCCGAGGAATTCGCCAACCGCTTATCCAAGGATGCCCACCGCTATGGGATGCGGGGCATGGCAGCAGACCCGGAGGAGTACGACCTG GCTGACCTGAGCAGCCTGGCTGACATAGAGAACTCCCTGGCGGTGTTCTGCATGGCCACCTACGGCGAGGGGGACCCTACCGACAATGCCCAGGACTTCTACGACTGGCTGCAAGAGACCGACACGGATCTCTCTGGGGTCAAGTTCGCG GTCTTTGGCCTCGGGAACAAGACCTATGAGCACTTCAACGCCATGGGCAAGTATGTAGACAAGCGGCTGGAGCAGCTGGGAGCCCAGCGCATCTTCGAACTGGGGATGGGCGACGATGACGGGAA CTTGGAGGAGGACTTCATCACGTGGCGTGAGCAGTTCTGGCCGGCCGTGTGTGAACACTTTGGGGTGGAGGCCACAGGAGAGGAGTCCAG CATTCGCCAGTATGAGCTGGTGGTCCACTCAGACATTGACATGGCCAAGGTGTACACGGGAGAGATGGGCCGCCTGAAGAGCTACGAGAACCAAAAACC GCCCTTCGATGCCAAGAACCCTTTCCTGGCTGGAGTCACCACCAACCGGAAACTGAACCAGGGGATGGAGCGGCACCTCATGCACCTGGAACTAGACATCTCCGATTCCAAAATCAG GTACGAGTCTGGGGACCACGTTGCCGTTTACCCAGCCAATGACTCCAGCATCGTTAACCAGCTGGGTGAGATCCTGGGCACCGACCTAGACGTCGTCATGTCCCTCAAAAACCTTGATG AGGAGTCCAACAAGAAgcaccccttcccctgccccacctCCTACCGCACGGCCCTCACCTACTACCTGGACATCACCAACCCGCCCCGGACTAACGTGCTCTACGAGCTGGCGCAGTACGCCTCGGAGCCCAGCGAGCAGGAGCACCTGCGCAAGATGGCCTCCTCCTCGGGCGAGGGCAAG GAGCTGTACCTGAGCTGGGTGGTGGAGGCCCGCAGGAACATCCTGGCCATCCTGCAGGACTACCCGTCCCTGCGGCCGCCCATCGACCACCTGTGCGAGCTGTTGCCGCGGCTGCAAGCCCGCTACTACTCCATTGCCTCGTCCTCCAAG GTCCACCCCAACTCCGTGCACATCTGTGCCGTGGTCGTGGAGTACGAGGCCAAGTCCGGCCGCGTCAACAAGGGCGTGGCCACCAGCTGGCTGCGGGCCAAGGAGCCTGCCGTCGAGAACGGCCACCGGGCCCTGGTGCCCATGTTCGTGCGCAAGTCGCAGTTCCGCCTACCCTTCAAGGCCACCACGCCCGTCATCATGGTGGGGCCCGGCACTGGCGTCGCCCCTTTCATCGGCTTCATCCAGGAGCGGGCCTGGCTGCGGCAGCAGG GTAAGGAGGTCGGGGAGACCTTGCTGTACTATGGCTGCCGCCGTGCTGATGAAGACTACCTGTACCGCGAGGAGCTGGCCCAGTTCCACAAGGAGGGCACCCTCACCCAGCTCAACGTGGCCTTCTCCCGAGAGCAGGCCCACAAG GTCTATGTGCAGCACTTACTGAAGCGTGACCAGGAGCACCTGTGGAAGCTGATCCACGAGGCTGGCGCCCACATCTACGTCTGCGG GGATGCTCGGAATATGGCGAGGGACGTGCAGAACACCTTCTATGACTTGGTGGCCGAGCTGGGCGGCATGGAGCACACACAGGCTGTGGACTACATCAAGAAGCTGATGACCAAGGGCCGCTACTCCCTGGACGTGTGGAGCTAG
- the TMEM120A gene encoding transmembrane protein 120A, which translates to MQPPPPGPLGNCLRDWEALQQDFQSIQEAHRLYRLKLEELIKLQGNCTSAISRQKKGLQELARVLRKCKPSLPTEAKEAAQELENQIKERQGHFFDMEAYLPKKNGLYLSLVLGNVNVTLLSKQAKFAYKDEYEKFKLYLTIILILISFTCRFLLNSRVTDAAFNFLLVWYYCTLTIRESILINNGSRIKGWWVFHHYVSTFLSGVMLTWPDGLMYQQFRNQFLSFSMYQSFVQFLQYYYQSGCLYRLRALGERHTMDLTVEGFQSWMWRGLTFLLPFLFFGQFWQLFNALTLFSLAQDPQCKEWQVLMCAFPFLLLFLGNFFTTLRVVRHKFHSQWQGTKKE; encoded by the exons ATGCAGCCTCCGCCCCCGGGTCCGTTGGGCAACTGCTTGCGGGACTGGGAAGCTCTGCAGCAGGACTTCCAGAGCATCCAG GAGGCTCACCGGCTGTAccgcctgaagctggaggagctgaTCAAGCTGCAAGGCAACTGCACCAGCGCCATCAGCCGGCAGAAGAAGGGCCTCCAGGAGCTGGCCCGAGTCCTGAGGAA ATGCAAGCCCTCCCTCCCGAccgaggccaaggaggctgcgcAGGAGCTGGAGAACCAGATCAAAGAGCGCCAGGGACACTTCTTCGACATGGAGGCCTATCTGCCCAAGAAGAACGG GCTGTACCTGAGCCTGGTCCTGGGTAATGTCAACGTGACACTCCTCAGCAAGCAGGCCAA GTTTGCTTACAAGGACGAGTACGAGAAGTTCAAGCTCTACCTCACCATCATCCTCATCCTCATCTCCTTCACCTGCCGCTTCCTCCTCAACTCCAG GGTGACAGATGCCGCCTTCAACTTCCTGCTGGTCTGGtactactgcaccctgaccatCCGGGAGAGCATTCTCATCAACAATGGCTCCCG GATCAAAGGCTGGTGGGTGTTTCACCACTATGTCTCCACCTTCCTGTCGGGAGTCATGCTCACCTG gcCCGATGGCCTCATGTACCAGCAGTTCCGGAACCAATTCCTGTCGTTCTCCATGTATCAGA GCTTCGTCCAGTTCTTGCAGTATTACTACCAAAGCGGCTGCCTGTACCGCCTGCGGGCCCTGGGCGAGCGGCACACCATGGACCTGACCGTGG AGGGCTTCCAGTCCTGGATGTGGAGAGGTCTCACCTTCCTGCTGCCCTTCCTTTTCTTTGGACAA TTCTGGCAGCTCTTTAATGCGCTAACCCTGTTCAGCCTGGCCCAAGACCCTCAGTGCAAGGAGTGGCAG GTACTCATGTGcgccttccccttcctcctcctcttcctgggcAACTTCTTCACCACCCTGCGGGTGGTTCGCCACAAGTTCCACAGCCAGTGGCAGGGCACCAAGAAGGAGTGA